The following are encoded together in the Glycine max cultivar Williams 82 chromosome 8, Glycine_max_v4.0, whole genome shotgun sequence genome:
- the LOC100777341 gene encoding probable mitochondrial adenine nucleotide transporter BTL1, with product MSSSNSKTKTPSSLSLCNSKPQPQEGNMALESQPQKNKYGHGVFGDVYSIIKEMEIDHHNNSTFDFQFPPITNFLGSREVREFISGALSGAMTKAILAPLETIRTRMVVGVGSKNIAGSFIEVIEQQGWQGLWAGNMINMLRIVPTQAIELGTFECVKRAMTSLHEKWESNEYPKLQIGPINFNLSLSWISPVAIAGAAAGIASTLVCHPLEVLKDRLTVSPETYPSLGIAIRNIYKDGGVGAFYAGISPTLVGMLPYSTCFYFMYDTIKESYCRTKSKKSLSRPEMLLIGALAGFTASTISFPLEVARKRLMVGALQGKCPPNMAAALSEVIREEGLKGLYRGWGASCLKVMPSSGITWMFYEAWKDILLVQNGNPL from the exons atgtcgTCTTCCAACTCCAAAACCAAAACCCCTTCTTCACTCTCACTCTGCAACTCTAAGCCTCAGCCTCAG GAAGGTAACATGGCATTGGAATCCCAACCGCAGAAGAACAAGTATGGACACGGGGTGTTTGGAGACGTCTACAGCATCATCAAAGAGATGGAGATTGATCATCATAACAACTCTAcctttgattttcaatttcccCCAATTACA AATTTTCTTGGCTCTAGAGAGGTTCGGGAGTTTATTAGCGGGGCCCTTTCAGGGGCAATGACAAAGGCTATACTTGCTCCTCTTGAGACCATCAG GACAAGAATGGTAGTTGGTGTTGGGTCAAAAAATATTGCTGGTAGTTTCATAGAGGTTATAGAGCAGCAGGGATGGCAAGGACTGTGGGCTGGAAACATGATCAATATGCTTCGTATAGTTCCAACACAGGCCATTGAGCTAGGCACATTTGAGTGTGTCAAACGGGCTATGACATCCCTGCATGAGAAATGGGAAAGCAATGAATACCCCAAGTTGCAGATAGGTCCCATCAATTTCAACTTATCTTTATCTTGGATTTCACCAGTTGCCATCGCCGGTGCAGCTGCTGGAATTGCTAGCACTCTTGTATGCCATCCCCTTGAAGTTTTGAAG GACCGGTTAACTGTAAGTCCTGAAACTTACCCTAGTTTAGGCATTGCgattagaaatatttataaagacGGAGGTGTTGGCGCTTTTTATGCTGGTATCTCACCAACTCTGGTTGGCATGCTTCCATACAGtacatgtttttatttcatGTATGATACAATAAAGGAATCTTACTGCCGGACCAAAAGTAAGAAATCTCTAAGCCGTCCAGAGATGCTTTTGATTGGAGCTCTTGCAG GTTTTACTGCCAGTACAATTAGCTTCCCCTTGGAGGTAGCAAGGAAGCGCCTGATGGTGGGTGCTTTGCAAGGTAAGTGCCCGCCAAACATGGCAGCGGCACTTTCAGAAGTTATTAGAGAAGAAGGTCTGAAGGGTCTCTACAGAGGATGGGGTGCAAGCTGTTTGAAGGTCATGCCATCCTCTGGTATCACCTGGATGTTTTATGAAGCTTGGAAAGACATATTGCTTGTCCAGAATGGTAATCCCCTTTAG
- the LOC100782489 gene encoding indole-3-acetic acid-induced protein ARG7, whose protein sequence is MDSKKCNKIREVVRLQQILKKWKKVATASNNNNNSSSSKGIKFLKRTLSFTDVSSTNTNQDIVPKGFLAVCVGKELKRFIIPTDYLRHQAFEMLLQEAEEEFGFQQEGVLKIPCQVSVFEKILNAVEDNKQPLDEFGFNASDCEVTSPHHAQPCT, encoded by the coding sequence ATGGATTCAAAGAAGTGTAACAAGATCAGAGAAGTTGTTAGGCTTCAACAAATCCTCAAGAAATggaagaaagttgcaactgcttccaacaacaacaacaacagctcCAGCAGTAAAGGCATCAAGTTTTTGAAGCGAACCCTTTCATTCACAGATGTTTCTTCCACCAACACCAATCAAGACATCGTTCCAAAAGGGTTCCTTGCTGTTTGTGTAGGGAAAGAGCTCAAGAGATTCATTATTCCCACGGATTACTTGAGACACCAAGCTTTTGAGATGTTGCTCCAAGAAGCAGAAGAGGAATTTGGTTTCCAGCAAGAGGGTGTCCTCAAAATCCCATGCCAAGTATCAGTCTTCGAGAAAATATTGAATGCCGTGGAAGACAACAAACAACCCTTGGATGAGTTTGGCTTCAATGCGTCTGATTGTGAAGTCACTTCCCCTCATCATGCTCAACCGTGTACatag
- the LOC102663803 gene encoding auxin-induced protein 6B yields the protein MKLATPKIIRKIPSPLKLVSRSSSSAAKKPLLVSGSGQPSSSSDGSSKQQVVPKGSLAVYVGPDLRRFVIPVSFLAMPDFKVLMESVAEEYGCDHDGAIQIPCDEDYFQQILMSCSQRQRIISPKKLIPNIPLICTTH from the coding sequence atgaaactgGCTACCCCTAAAATAATTAGAAAGATCCCAAGCCCTCTGAAGTTGGTATCCAGAAGCTCAAGTTCAGCAGCAAAGAAGCCACTATTGGTGTCAGGATCAGGACAACCGTCGTCGTCGTCGGATGGAAGTAGCAAGCAACAGGTGGTTCCCAAAGGGTCCCTGGCTGTTTACGTGGGTCCCGACCTTCGAAGGTTTGTCATTCCAGTAAGCTTCTTGGCCATGCCAGACTTCAAGGTTTTGATGGAGTCGGTGGCAGAGGAATATGGCTGCGATCACGATGGCGCTATTCAAATCCCCTGCGATGAAGACTATTTTCAGCAAATCTTGATGTCTTGTTCCCAAAGACAACGGATCATATCCCCTAAGAAACTAATTCCTAACATCCCACTCATATGTACTACTCATTAA
- the LOC100783937 gene encoding uncharacterized ATP-dependent helicase C29A10.10c, which translates to MALLQPRKMQMVRTNDKKEEVPGRGLLDQVFSWSFSDILNQNLYQNQVKKIPETFSSTSIYLRSFILPLVEETHADLLSCVRTVSKAPIRQITSVRKTKNHQFPSDLFYQITVLEKQGGRAYVPAVGDLIAVTNLRPKYTDDLNSPCVFAFVHRASNNSITVLSSKLIAAQGVHDQNKDILFAVYLTNLTTNIRIWRSLSSELEARNLNMIDEVLQLRSSECGTCAEWLDNGLNSEIRGKICNSDLNDSQRDAVLSCISLREEWRHQNSVKLIWGPPGTGKTKTVGLMLFCLLKLKCRTLTCAPTNVAVLEVAKRVLVQVRKNESHEYGGYGLGDIVLFGNGKRMNIDDHIELHDVFLDYRVNALRKFLGVWKHSLASIISLLENPQRLFLEYVNKTEEDVIVNDHSQSKKNEQDTAEPWTFEEFINKRLDSLRELLTFSFMNLCKHLPTSFISLTDATNTFRARDLLHSISTLVGKQHEGIKQELYGSKHNESERLTIKECLDILKLLPKKFRIRGSLRDFCLSNACLVFCTVSSSAKLHEKGMTPIELLVIDEAAQLKECEATIPLQLYGIRHSILIGDERQLPAMVQSKISEKAEFGRSLFERLVQLGHKKHLLNVQHRMHPSISLFPNTEFYRSQILDALNVKQIGYGTSFIPQMMYGSYSFINVPFGKEELDGNHSQRNMTEASVVSEIVKILHEEYVRTNKKVSVDIISPYKAQVYAIEEKVKRHSSRVSDSGGFEVRVGSVDGFQGGEADVIIISTVRCNNKGSIGFLSDQRRVNVALTRARHCLWILGNATTLLNSESVLKKLVIDAKNRGCFYNALEDKCLAKTLLYSLIELNAVNDLDNVLSSLFNDARWKVRFSDEFWDSLRRIGKRETFEQVFYILQKLSNGGRENHKLMSHLVLCGLWTFFRRTYTAFRL; encoded by the exons ATGGCTCTTCTGCAGCCAAGGAAGATGCAGATGGTGAGAACAAATGACAAAAAGGAAGAGGTTCCAGGTAGAGGATTACTAGACCAGGTCTTCTCTTGGTCCTTCTCCGATATTCTTAATCAAAATCTCTATCAAAATCAG GTGAAGAAAATCCCTGAGACATTTTCGTCGACGTCTATTTATTTGAGATCATTCATTTTACCACTTGTTGAGGAAACGCATGCTGATTTGCTATCATGCGTAAGGACAGTGTCAAAGGCACCGATACGTCAAATAACCAGTGTCAGAAAAACTAAGAATCATCAATTTCCCAGTGATCTTTTCTACCAAATTACTGTGTTGGAAAAGCAAGGAGGGCGTGCATATGTGCCTGCAGTTGGAGACCTCATCGCTGTAACCAATCTACGACCAAAATACACCGATGATTTGAACAGTCCTTGTGTTTTTGCCTTCGTTCACCGTGCTTCTAATAACTCTATCACCGTCTTATCATCTAAACTTATAGCGGCTCAAGGTGTGCATGACCAAAACAAAGATATTCTATTCGCGGTTTATCTTACTAACCTGACCACAAATATAAGAATCTGGAGATCACTCAGCAGTGAGCTGGAAGCAAGGAACCTGAATATGATAGATGAAGTTCTTCAACTCCGTTCTTCt GAATGTGGTACCTGTGCTGAGTGGCTTGACAATGGTTTAAACTCTGAAATAAGAGGCAAAATATGCAACTCTGATTTGAATGACTCACAAAGAGATGCAGTTCTAAGTTGCATTAGCCTAAGGGAAGAATGGCGTCATCAAAACTCTGTGAAGCTAATATGGGGACCTCCAGGCACTGGAAAGACCAAAACCGTTGGTTTGATGCTATTCTGTCTTTTGAAATTGAAGTGCAGAACTCTGACATGTGCTCCGACTAATGTTGCTGTGCTCGAGGTTGCAAAGCGTGTTTTAGTTCAAGTGAGGAAAAATGAGTCTCATGAATATGGTGGTTACGGCCTCGGAGATATTGTGTTATTCGGGAATGGAAAGCGAATGAACATTGATGACCATATTGAACTTCATGATGTCTTTCTTGACTATCGTGTTAATGCACTCAGAAAATTTTTGGGAGTGTGGAAGCATAGCTTAGCTTCAATCATATCTTTGCTTGAGAACCCACAAAGACTGTTTCTAGAGTACGTGAATAAAACAGAGGAAGATGTGATTGTGAATGACCATTCTCAAAGCAAGAAAAATGAACAGGACACTGCAGAACCTTGGACATTTGAGGAGTTTATAAATAAGAGACTTGATAGTTTGCGAGAACTGCTAACCTTTAGTTTTATGAATCTTTGTAAGCATCTACCAACTTCTTTTATTTCACTAACAGATGCGACAAACACGTTTCGAGCCCGCGATCTCCTTCACTCTATTTCAACACTTGTCGGCAAACAGCATGAGGGGATAAAACAAGAGTTATATGGTTCAAAACACAATGAAAGTGAGAGATTGACCATAAAAGAATGTCTTGATATACTAAAGTTGCTTCCTAAGAAGTTTCGTATTAGAGGATCATTGAGAGATTTCTGCTTGTCTAACGCATGCTTGGTGTTTTGTACCGTGTCAAGTAGTGCCAAGTTGCACGAAAAGGGAATGACTCCAATCGAGTTATTGGTTATTGATGAAGCGGCGCAGCTCAAAGAATGTGAAGCAACCATTCCCTTGCAGCTTTATGGCATACGCCATTCAATTCTCATAGGAGATGAAAGGCAACTTCCAGCAATGGTTCAAAGCAAG ATTTCTGAAAAGGCTGAATTTGGGAGAAGTCTGTTCGAAAGATTGGTGCAGTTGGGGCACAAGAAGCACCTTCTTAATGTGCAACACAGAATGCATCCATCTATCAGTTTGTTCCCTAATACGGAGTTCTATAGAAGTCAAATTTTGGATGCTTTGAACGTGAAACAGATAGGCTACGGCACAAGTTTCATTCCTCAGATGATGTATGGTTCATATTCTTTCATAAATGTGCCGTTCGGGAAGGAGGAATTAGATGGCAATCATAGTCAAAGAAACATGACTGAGGCTTCCGTTGTGTCGGAAATAGTCAAGATTCTTCATGAAG aatatgttaGGACAAATAAAAAGGTGAGTGTGGATATTATATCACCATACAAGgcccaagtttatgccattgaagaaaaagtaaaGAGACATTCTAGTAGAGTTTCAGATAGTGGTGGCTTTGAAGTGAGGGTTGGTTCAGTTGATGGGTTCCAAGGGGGTGAGGCAGATGTGATAATCATATCAACAGTTAGATGCAATAACAAGGGCTCTATTGGTTTTCTTTCCGACCAGCGGAGGGTGAATGTGGCATTGACACGTGCTAG GCATTGCCTTTGGATATTGGGGAACGCAACAACGTTACTGAACAGCGAATCTGTTTTGAAGAAATTGGTCATAGATGCCAAAAACCGGGGCTGTTTTTATAACGCTCTAGAAGACAAATGCTTGGCAAAGACTCTTTTATATTCCCTGATTGAGTTGAATGCAGTAAATGATTTGGACAACGTGCTTTCTTCATTGTTCAACGATGCAAGATGGAAG GTTCGTTTCAGTGATGAATTTTGGGACTCCTTGAGAAGAATTGGAAAAAGGGAGACATTCGAACAAGTGTTCTATATATTACAAAAGCTCTCGAATGGTGGGCGTGAGAATCACAAGTTAATGAGTCACTTAGTCTTGTGTGGACTGTGGACATTCTTCAGGAGAACTTACACTGCATTCAGGTTATGA
- the LOC100777868 gene encoding uncharacterized protein → MSMMSIMHAMSIRSSAFFCFQINCSDSKQGRGFGENTNSNSNSNRIKTNKSDKGSTTKQSRPLSSQAPRLSSQLDGKSRNDFLDVDFEERLKAVRRSALEQKKAEEEKEFGAIDYGAPIPSDNKTIGLGTKIGVGVAVAVFGLVFAFGDFLPSGSVSPTEDSAVVNSKLSEEDKATLQSRLKEFEATLSNSPRDQIALEGAAVTLAELGEYARASSLLDDLTKEKPNDADVFRLLGEVKYELKDYEGSVAAYKSSARVSKDIQFEVLRGLSNSLLAAKKQEEAVQLLLAYREHLSSENLSKNSDSNPTDSQKLDPVQVELLLGKAYSDWGHVSDAVTVYDQLISTHPNDFRGYLAKGIILKENKNIGDAERMFIQARFFAPDRAKALVDRYSR, encoded by the exons ATGAGTATGATGTCTATTATGCATGCAATGTCGATCAGAAGCAGCGCtttcttttgctttcaaatAAATTGCTCCGATTCAAAGCAAGGTCGTGGTTTTGGAGAAAACactaacagtaacagtaacagtaacaggaTTAAG ACCAACAAATCTGACAAGGGATCAACAACTAAACAGTCTCGCCCTCTATCTTCTC AGGCACCCCGTTTAAGTTCACAACTTGACGGCAAATCTAGGAACGACTTTTTGGATGTTGACTTTGAGGAACGGCTAAAAGCAGTTAGAAG GTCAGCACTTGAGCAGAAGAAGGCAGAGGAGGAAAAAGAATTTGGAGCAATTGACTATGGTGCACCAATTCCTTCCGACAATAAGACAATTGGCCTTGGTACTAAG ATTGGAGTAGGGGTAGCTGTTGCAGTCTTCGGTCTGGTTTTTGCTTTTGGTGATTTTCTTCCATCAGGAAG TGTTAGTCCCACTGAAGACAGTGCTGTGGTCAATAGTAAGTTGTCTGAGGAGGATAAAGCTACTCTTCAG AGTAGGCTCAAGGAGTTTGAAGCAACATTAAGTAATTCCCCAAGAGATCAAATTGCTCTTGAA GGAGCTGCAGTAACTTTGGCTGAACTAGGGGAATATGCAAGAGCTTCTTCTCTACTTGATGATTTGACAAAG GAAAAACCAAATGATGCTGATGTTTTTCGTTTGCTTGGAGAAGTTAAGTACGAACTCAAAGATTATGAAGGGAGTGTTGCCGCATATAAAAGCTCAGCAAGG GTGTCCAAAGATATCCAATTTGAAGTTCTCCGTGGCCTTTCCAATTCATTACTTGCTGCCAAAAAGCAAGAGGAG GCTGTTCAATTACTTTTGGCCTATCGTGAGCATCTGAGTTCAGAAAACTTGAGCAAAAATTCTGATAGCAACCCAACAGACTCACAAAAGCTGGATCCAGTCCAA GTTGAATTACTTCTAGGGAAAGCCTACTCAGATTGGGGCCATGTCAGTGATGCTGTAACTGTTTATGATCAGCTCATATCTACTCACCCTAATGATTTTCGTGGATACTTAGCTAAG GGAATCAtcctaaaagaaaacaaaaatattggtGATGCAGAAAGGATGTTCATACAA GCTAGGTTCTTTGCACCAGATAGAGCCAAAGCACTTGTGGACCGTTATTCAAGATGA